The genomic DNA GCTTGGAGACGCGCTCGATGCCCGTGATCGCGCGTTCCCCGGCCCGTCCGTACTTCAACTGGATGCGAAGCAGCCGCCTGAGCCCCGCCTCCTCCTCGGTGAAGCTCTCGATGTACCCCTCCTCCTTGAGGATGGCGGCGATCGAGGCCTTCATCCGCGACGCGGGCACGTCGACGGTCTGGTGCTTGGCCTGCTGCGCGTTGCGGATGCGCGTCAGGAGATCGGAAATCGGGTCGGTCATGC from Candidatus Polarisedimenticolaceae bacterium includes the following:
- the rpsH gene encoding 30S ribosomal protein S8; amino-acid sequence: MSMTDPISDLLTRIRNAQQAKHQTVDVPASRMKASIAAILKEEGYIESFTEEEAGLRRLLRIQLKYGRAGERAITGIERVSKPGRRVYCGKDEIPKVLGGLGITILSTPKGVLAGNTCRKLGVGGEVLCNVW